The proteins below come from a single Mauremys reevesii isolate NIE-2019 linkage group 6, ASM1616193v1, whole genome shotgun sequence genomic window:
- the TJP2 gene encoding tight junction protein ZO-2 isoform X5: MGTVHCDLTKVCATLHLNRIFLSKDSKRGFGIAVSGGRDNPHFENGETSIVISDVLPGGPADGLLQENDRVVMVNGTPMENVPHSFAVQQLRKSGKVAAIVVKRPRKVQLTALRRSPSLDHDDRAFDVLDDPAEFDGRSARSGYSDRSWHSGHGGRSQSWGNSPDRSYRRDQDRGRNYSRDHSRERSYSRDGSRGRSIDRERSLDRERRRDRSRGRSIDRERSLDRERRRDRSRGRSIDRDDGYERGAGDYSPPRDYSYRHQPDPRYDKEARSHSRDRLNSHSPSLEPRRQHDYPGQQYQDRPISVLLTKIKPNEEYGLRLGSQIFIKEMTNTGLATKDGNLYEGDIILKINGTVTENMSLADARKLIEKSRGKLQLVVLRDKKQTLLNIPSMHDSDSEIEDISEIESNRSSSPQDDQKLHHSDFDSHSSNEKLKEKPNTKEDPPNRLSRMGAMPTPFKSTSDIAAAVIVTDTNKEPKYKDDPPVSQPKVAPRTFLRPSPEDEAIYGPNTKMVKFKKGDSVGLRLAGGNDVGIFVAGIQEGTSADQEGLQEGDQILKVNTQDFRGIVREDAVLYLLEIPKGETVTILAQSKYEVYRDIMACGRGDSFFIRSHFECEKESPQSLAFTRGEIFRVVDTLYDGKLGNWLAVRIGNELEKGIIPNKSRAEQMASVQNAQRDGSSDRADFWRMRGQRSGMKKNLKKSREDLTAIASVSTKFPAYERVLLREAGFKRPVVIFGPIADLAMEKLSNDLPDLYQTAKTEPKDAGSEKSTGVVRLNTVRQIIEQNKHALLDVTPKAVDLLNYTQWFPIVVFFNPDSKQGVKTMRQRLSPTSNKSSRKLYDQANKLKKTCSYLFTATINLNSANDSWYGSLKDTIQQQQVEAVWVSEGKMEGMDDDMEDRMSYLTAMGADYLSCDSRLISDLEDTDGEGGAYTDNELDEPSDEPSVSSISRSSEPVQHEESIRKPSPEPKAQMRRAGSREILRDPSPPPAFKPEPPKGKLQNKEDVYDFPKNYESKPNSSSTVSNETSAVLSKAAAPPVSVKPAFGRPILKTSQPAVPAAEEEEDVDRQESAPKSVLGKVKIFEKMDHKARLQRIQELQEAQNARLEIAQKHPDIYAVPIKTQKPDQNWPQPMSSRPPEPQKPPARPYLENRGSYGSDAEEEDYRRQLSDNSKRGYYGQPSRYRDTEL, translated from the exons ATGGGAACAGTACACTGTGACCTTACAAAAG TTTGTGCAACGCTTCATCTGAACCGCATTTTTCTATCTAAA GATTCAAAAAGAGGGTTTGGGATTGCAGTTTCCGGTGGCAGAGACAACCCTCATTTTGAAAATGGCGAAACGTCCATAGTTATCTCAGATGTCCTCCCAGGTGGCCCAGCAGATGGATTACTTCA AGAAAATGACCGGGTGGTCATGGTTAATGGGACCCCAATGGAAAACGTTCCCCATTCTTTTGCAGTGCAGCAGTTAAGAAAAAGTGGGAAAGTGGCTGCCATT GTAGTGAAAAGACCACGGAAAGTGCAGCTCACCGCTCTAAGGAGAAGCCCGTCTCTTGACCATGATGATAGAGCTTTCGATGTACTGGATGACCCAGCAGAGTTTGATGGCAGGAGTGCTCGAAGTGGCTATAGTGATCGGAGCTGGCATAGTGGCCATGGAGGTCGCAGCCAAAGCTGGGGAAACAGCCCTGATAGGAGCTACCGAAGAGATCAAGATAGAGGGCGCAACTACAGCAGAGACCACAGCAGGGAACGCAGCTACAGCCGGGATGGAAGTCGTGGCAGGAGCATCGACAGGGAGAGAAGCTTGGACCGAGAACGCAGAAGAGAccggagcagaggcaggagcatcGACAGGGAGAGAAGCTTGGACCGAGAACGCAGAAGAGaccggagcaggggcaggagcatcGACAGGGATGATGGCTATGAACGTGGCGCTGGTGACTACAGCCCACCCAGGGATTACAGTTACAGACATCAGCCTGACCCTAGATACGACAAGGAAGCAAGGAGTCATAGTCGAGACAGACTGAATTCCCACAGCCCCTCGCTTGAACCACGACGCCAACATGACTACCCAGGACAACAGTACCAGGATAGACCTATCAGTGTTCTCCTAACAAAAATCAAACCGAATGAAG AGTATGGTCTCCGACTCGGAAGTCAGATTTTCATAAAAGAAATGACCAATACTGGCCTGGCAACTAAAGATGGTAATCTGTATGAAGGTGACATAATACTCAAG ATTAATGGTACAGTGACAGAGAATATGTCACTAGCTGATGCCCGAAAATTGATTGAGAAATCACGAGGAAAACTCCAGTTGGTAGTCCTCAGAGACAAAAAGCAGACACTGCTCAACATCCCTTCGATGCATGATAGTGACTCAGAAATAGAAG ATATTTCTGAAATTGAGTCAAACCGATCAAGCTCCCCTCAAGATGACCAAAAATTACATCACTCTGATTTCGACTCTCATTCCTCCAATGAAAAACTAAAGGAAAAGCCAAA TACAAAAGAGGATCCACCCAACAGGTTGTCCAGGATGGGAGCGATGCCCACGCCTTTTAAATCAACTAGTGATATAGCTGCTGCTGTCATCGTCACCGACACAAACAAAGAACCAAAGTACAAAGATGACCCGCCAG TATCTCAACCAAAAGTAGCCCCAAGAACCTTTCTTCGACCTAGTCCTGAAGATGAAGCAATATACGG TCCTAATACGAAGATGGTAAAATTCAAGAAAGGAGACAGTGTGGGTCTACGGCTGGCAGGTGGGAATGATGTAGGGATATTTGTCGCTGGAATTCAAGAAGGCACCTCAGCTGACCAGGAGGGGCTACAGGAAGGAGATCAGATTCTTAAG GTAAACACGCAGGATTTTAGAGGCATTGTGCGGGAGGATGCTGTTCTCTACCTGTTAGAAATTCCCAAAGGTGAAACTGTGACCATTTTGGCTCAGAGCAAATATGAAG TGTATAGAGACATCATGGCCTGTGGCAGAGGGGATTCGTTTTTCATAAGGAGTCACTTTGAATGTGAGAAGGAATCTCCACAGAGTTTAGCATTCACCAGAGGGGAGATCTTCCGAGTAGTTGATACACTGTACGATGGCAAACTGGGTAACTGGCTGGCTGTGAGAATTGGAAATGAACTGGAAAAGGGCATCATTCCAAATAAAAGCAG AGCCGAGCAGATGGCCAGTGTTCAGAATGCCCAAAGAGATGGCTCGAGTGACAGGGCAGATTTCTGGAGAATGCGTGGCCAACGATCTGGAATGAAAAAGAATCTGAAAAAGAGTCGTGAAGATCTGACAGCGATTGCATCTGTTAGCACAAAGTTCCCAGCCTACGAGCGAGTTCTGCTGCGAGAGG ctgGTTTTAAGAGACCTGTGGTGATATTTGGCCCCATTGCCGATCTAGCGATGGAAAAGCTGTCAAATGACTTGCCTGATCTGTATCAAACTGCCA AGACAGAACCCAAAGATGCAGGTTCAGAGAAATCGACTGGTGTGGTGCGTTTGAACACTGTGAGGCAAATTATTGAGCAG AATAAACATGCTTTGTTGGATGTGACTCCTAAAGCGGTGGATCTGTTGAACTATACCCAGTGGTTCCCAATTGTAGTCTTCTTCAACCCAGACAGTAAACAGGGTGTGAAAACTATGAGACAAAGGCTAAGTCCTACATCTAACAAGAGTTCCCGGAAGCTTTACGATCAAGCAAATAAGCTGAAGAAGACTTGCTCCTATCTTTTTACAG CTACCATCAACTTGAATTCAGCCAATGATAGCTGGTACGGCAGCCTCAAAGATACAATTCAGCAACAGCAAGTTGAAGCAGTATGGGTATCGGAAGGAAAG ATGGAAGGAATGGATGACGACATGGAAGATCGCATGTCATACCTAACAGCTATGGGTGCTGACTACCTGAGCTGTGACAGCCGCTTGATCAGTGACTTGGAAGACACAGATGGAGAAGGAGGTGCATACACGGACAATGAGCTTGATGAGCCGTCAGATGAACCAAGTGTTTCCTCTATTAGCCGATCTTCTGAGCCTGTGCAGCATGAGGAG AGTATAAGAAAACCCAGCCCAGAACCAAAAGCTCAAATGAGAAGGGCTGGTAGCAGAGAGATACTTAGAGATCCCAGCCCACCTCCAGCATTCAAGCCCGAGCCACCTAAG GGTAAACTACAAAACAAAGAGGATGTATATGACTTTCCCAAGAACTATGAATCCAAACCAAATAGCTCTAGCACTGTCAGCAATGAGACTTCAGCCGTATTATCCAAGGCAGCAGCACCTCCTGTTTCTGTGAAACCTGCCTTTGGGCGTCCTATACTGAAGACATCTCAGCCAGCAGTTCCAGccgcagaggaggaggaagatgtaGATAGACAAGAGAGTGCTCCAAAATCTGTACTGGGGAAAGTTAAAATATTTGAGAAGATGGATCACAAGGCAAGGTTGCAAAGAATACAGGAGCTACAAGAGGCACAGAATGCCAGG TTGGAAATAGCCCAGAAACACCCTGATATCTATGCTGTCCCAATCAAAACACAGAAGCCAGACCAGAACTGGCCCCAGCCCATGAG TTCCAGACCTCCAGAGCCTCAGAAACCCCCTGCCAGGCCTTACCTAGAAAATCGAGGAAGTTATGGCAGTGACGCAGAGGAGGAAGACTACCGTCGGCAGCTATCAGACAACTCCAAGCGCGGATATTATGGACAGCCATCCAGATATAGGGACACAGAATTATAG